Genomic window (Staphylococcus debuckii):
ATGGAACCATATGCCAGCTCTACAGCAGAATTGGTAACCGAGTTGCTGGAATATCAACCGACAGAGCAACGTTTAACAAGACTTGAATCCACAATTATGTATGCAGGTATTATTGTAGATACAAGAAACTTTACGTTGCGTACCGGTTCCAGAACCTTTGATGCGGCAAGTTACTTGCGTGCACACGGTGCAGATACTATTCTGACACAACATTTCTTGAAAGATGATATTGATACCTATATCAATCGTTCAGAATTAATCCGTACGGTTAAACTGCAAGATCACGGCATAGCAATTGCACATGGTTCAAACGATAAAATTTATCATCCTGTAACAGTTGCACAAGCTGCAGATGAATTGTTAAGTTTAGATGGTGTAGAAGCTTCTTACGTGGTTGCACGCAGAGAAGATGACCTAGTCGGTATTTCTGCCCGCTCGCTCGGTTCTATTAACGTTCAATTGACAATGGAAGCGCTGGGAGGCGGCGGTCATTTAACCAATGCTGCAACTCAAATCAAAGGTGTATCAGTAGAAGAAGCAGTACAACAATTACAACAAGCGATAGATGAACAAATGAGTAGGAGTGAAGAAGCATGAAAGTAATTTTTACACAAGATGTTAAAGGTAAAGGTAAAAAAGGCGAAGTTAAAGACGTACCAGTAGGTTATGCAAATAACTTCTTATTCAAGAAAAATGTTGCTGTAGAAGCAACTCCAGGTAATTTAAAACAATTACAACAACAAAATAAACGTGCTGAACAAGAAAGAGAACAAGAAATTGAAGACGCTAAAGCATTGAAGAAAAAATTAGAAGATATCGAAGTTGAAGTAACAGCTAAATCAGGCGAAGGCGGCAAACTTTTCGGTTCTGTCAGCACTAAACAAATCGCACAAGCCTTGCAAAAACAACACGATATCAAAATTGATAAACGTAAAATGGACTTACCAAATGGTATCCACGCGTTAGGTTATACAAATGTACCTGTTAAATTAGATAAAGAAGTCGATGGTACAATTCGTGTCCACACTGTAGAACAATAAGTTTGAAATGGAATAAATCAGAGGTGTAATCATAATGGATGGAATGTACGAACAAAACCAAATGCCGCATAACAATGAGGCTGAGCAATCTGTCTTAGGTGCCATTATTATTGATCCGCAGCTCATCGGGGAAACTCAGGGAGTCTTACTTCCTGAGTCCTTTTATAGAGGCGCACACCAACACATTTTCCGTGCGATGATGCACCTCTCTGAGGAAAATAGTGATATTGATGTCGTTACCTTGATGGATCAGCTGACATCAGAAGGAACATTAAGTGAAGCGGGCGGACCGCAGTACTTGGCTGAATTAGCTAATAAAGTACCGACGACCCGCAATATTGAATATTATCGAGAAATCGTCTTTAAGCTTGCAGCGAAACGTAATTTGATTCGTGTTGCGGATCAAATTGCGAAAGACGGTTATGATACAGAACTCGATTTAGATGACGTTTTAAGTGATGCCGAACGAAAAATTTTAGAACTCTCTGCCACAAGAGAATCAGAAGGTTTTAAAGATATCAGGGATGTCTTAGGTCAGGTTTATGAGAATGCTGAAGAACTCGATCAAAATAGTGGCCAGACTCCTGGTATTCCAACAGGTTATCGTGATTTAGACCAAATGACAGCAGGGTTCAACCGCAATGATTTAATCATTTTAGCAGCCCGCCCATCAGTAGGTAAGACTGCCTTCGCTTTAAATATTGCGCAAAAGGTTGCGACTAATGAAGGCAACTACACTGTAGGTATCTTCTCGCTTGAGATGGGTGCTGATCAGTTGGCTACACGTATGATTTGTAGCTCAGGAAACGTAGACTCTAACCGTTTACGTACAGGTACAATGACTGAAGAAGACTGGAATCGATTTACAGTAGCTGTCGGTAAATTGTCTAGGACAAAAATCTTTATTGATGATACACCAGGTATCCGTATTACAGATTTGCGTTCGAAATGCCGCCGTTTAAAGCAAGAACATGGCTTAGATATGATAGTAATCGACTACTTGCAGTTGATTATGGGAAGCGGTTCTCGTATGTCAGACAACCGTCAACAAGAAGTATCTGAGATTTCCAGAACACTCAAAGCCATTGCACGTGAACTTGAATGCCCAGTCATTGCGTTAAGTCAGTTATCTCGTGGTGTAGAACAACGACAAGATAAACGTCCAATGATGAGTGATATTCGGGAATCTGGTTCCATCGAGCAAGATGCCGACATTGTAGCCTTTTTATATCGCGATGATTACTATAATCGTGAAGGTGACGAAGACGACGATGATGGCGGTATGGAACCTGTAGCGAATGATGATAACGGCGAGATTGAAGTCATTATTGCTAAACAACGTAACGGTCCAACTGGTACCGTTAAATTACACTTCATGAAACAATACAATAAATTTACAGATATTGATTATGCACATGCAGATATGATGTAAATTGCAGGAGGTTGAATTTAGATTTCAACCTCTTTTTTTATGGCTGAAAAGAAATTTTTGGATAGCGGAAAATAAATTTTTACGTACAATTAAAGTTTTTTACATATAAATGTACGGTTTTTAGTCGATTTAAAAGAAGGTAAATGTCAATAAGTATGTGTAATATTCTTAAAGAAATAATCCTTGAAATACTATCAATAAAGGCGTAAAGACATTTTGTAGCTGAAATCAAAGAATTGCTTTTTGTCTAAAAACTGTAAAAAATAATGTTCGTTTTCTATTTGCATTACGCGCTTACAATTGATAGAATACTTAATGGTTAATTGAGAATAACTTGGAGGTGCTCTTATGTCATCAATCGTAGTTGTTGGGACACAATGGGGAGACGAAGGTAAAGGTAAAATTACAGACTTTTTAGCAGAACAAGCAGACGTGATTACACGTTTTTCAGGCGGTAACAACGCTGGTCATACAATCAAATTTGGCGGCGAAACTTACAAATTGCACTTAGTACCATCAGGAATTTTTTATCAAGATAAACTTTCAGTGATTGGTAACGGTGTAGTTGTAGATCCTGTTGCTTTATTGAAAGAGTTGGATGCATTAAACGAACGCGGTATTCCAACAAATAATTTGCGCATTTCAAACCGTGCTCAAGTTATTTTGCCTTACCACTTATTGCAAGATGAGTATGAAGAACGTCTTCGCGGCGATAACAAAATCGGTACGACTAAGAAAGGTATCGGCCCAGCATACGTTGATAAAGCACAAAGAATCGGAATCCGTATGGCGGATTTATTAGACAAAGAAACTTTTGAAAGATTATTAAAATCAAACCTTGAATACAAATCAGCATACTTTAAAGGTATGTTTAACGAAGAAGCTCCTGCTTTCGAAGATATCTTTGAAGAATATTATGCAGCAGGTCAACGTTTGAAAGAATATGTAACAGACACACCTAAAATCTTAGATGACGCTTTAGCAGCAAATGAACGCGTATTATTCGAAGGTGCACAAGGTGTAATGCTTGATATCGACCATGGTACATATCCATTCGTTACATCAAGCAACCCAATTGCTGGTAACGTAACTGTTGGCGGTGGCGTAGGTCCGACTGCAGTATCTAAAGTTATCGGTGTATGTAAATCATATACTTCACGTGTCGGTGACGGCCCATTCCCTACTGAATTATTTGATGAAGACGGCCATCACATCCGTGAAGTCGGCCGTGAATACGGTACAACTACAGGCCGCCCTCGTCGTGTCGGCTGGTTCGACTCAGTAGTATTACGTCATTCACGCCGTGTGAGCGGTATTACTGATTTATCTATCAACTCAATCGACGTTTTAACTGGTTTAGACACTGTTAAAATTTGCGTAGCTTATGAGTTGGATGGAAAAGAAATCACTGAATACCCTGCAAACTTAAACGACTTGAAACGTTGCAAACCTATCTATGAAGAATTACCTGGATGGACAGAAGATATTACAGGCGTACAATCTTTAGAAGCACTTCCAGAAAATGCACGTCATTACTTAGAACGTATTTCTGAGCTTTCTGGCGTAGACATTTCAATCTTCTCAGTAGGTCCTGATCGTACACAAACAAACATGTTAAAACCTTTATGGTCATAATTGGATAAAAGAAGACGTGCATATCATGAAGATGTGCACGTCTTTTTATATATGAGTTGGTTGTTTTGTATGGCTCAGGGAACGACGGATTGATCTAGACACAAGTTTCAGAGAAGGGAGCGGAACAGAAATGATTTTGATTAAAAATTATTTCGTTTTTCCGCCCCGGCAAAGCTAACTAGAATAGAAAAAAGCTTGGAACAAGCGCATTTTCTGTTCAGATAGCTACTGCTAATCTAGAAAAGGGTGTTATTTAGACACAAGTTTCAGAGAAGTGTCTAGAAAAGGGCGTAATCTGGACACAAGTTTCAGAGAAGTGTCTAGAAAAGGGCGTAATCTGGACACAAGTTTCAGAGAAGTGTCTAGAAAAGAGTGTAATCTAGACACAAGATTCCGAGAAGTGTCTAGATTCCGCGCCGTACCGCATCACGCCCTGTCATGCTAGCCCGCCACTTTTGCAACACCCACATCACACCTGCTTACCACACTCCCACTACGCACTAATTTAGTGGATATCTTTCTTACGATGATGACCGCCACGTACTTCAGAAACATTACCGAAGGACAAGAAGGCGTTCGGATCGATTTGCATCACAAACTCTTTCAATTTGGCTTCTTCGACACGTGTGATGACGCAGAAAACGACTTTACGCGGTTCGCCAGTATAAGCGCCCTCCGCATTTAAGTAAGTCACACCACGTCCTAGACGGTCATTGATAGCTTCTCCAATTTCTTTATAATCATCGCTGATAATCCAAACAGCTTTTGACTCATCGAGACCGACAAGTATCAAATCAATCATCTTGAACGCGATAAAGTAGGCTACAAAGCTGTACATCGCACTTTCCCAAGTGAAAATAAAACCTGCAATCGCAAAGATGAAAAAGTTGAAAATCATGACGATTTCACCTACGGAAAAAGGAACTTTATTGTTCAAGAGGATAGACATGATTTCGGTACCATCCATCGTACCGCCTGCACGTATTACCAGTCCTACGCCGATTCCGACAATAGCGCCACCGAAAATAGTGATGAGAAGCGGTTCTTTCACCACGGCTTGTACGGGATGCAAGAGCGTTGTACCCACAGAAAGAATGGTAATTGCATATAAAGTAGAGATAGCAAACGTCTTACCTATTTGTTTATATCCTAAAAAGAAAAACGGTAAATTGAGTATGAAAATAAATAGGCCGAGCGACCATCCTGTTAAGTGAGATAAAATAATTGAGATACCGACAATGCCTCCATCAAGCAATTTGTTCGGTACTAAGAAAAGTTCCAGCCCTGCAGCTGTAAGTAATGCACCTATGGTTAAAAATAATATGCGGACAACAATTTGTGTGAGTGATAATTTTTTCTCTTTTTTGTTATGACCCCCAGAAATAGTAGTATGTTCCATAAATTTCCTCCTAAATTGGGTTATGTAAAAATTATACAAAAAAACTTTAAAAATAGCTTGTGTTTTTTAATACCGCTTGATATAATCAATCTTGTGCTT
Coding sequences:
- the rplI gene encoding 50S ribosomal protein L9; the protein is MKVIFTQDVKGKGKKGEVKDVPVGYANNFLFKKNVAVEATPGNLKQLQQQNKRAEQEREQEIEDAKALKKKLEDIEVEVTAKSGEGGKLFGSVSTKQIAQALQKQHDIKIDKRKMDLPNGIHALGYTNVPVKLDKEVDGTIRVHTVEQ
- the dnaB gene encoding replicative DNA helicase encodes the protein MDGMYEQNQMPHNNEAEQSVLGAIIIDPQLIGETQGVLLPESFYRGAHQHIFRAMMHLSEENSDIDVVTLMDQLTSEGTLSEAGGPQYLAELANKVPTTRNIEYYREIVFKLAAKRNLIRVADQIAKDGYDTELDLDDVLSDAERKILELSATRESEGFKDIRDVLGQVYENAEELDQNSGQTPGIPTGYRDLDQMTAGFNRNDLIILAARPSVGKTAFALNIAQKVATNEGNYTVGIFSLEMGADQLATRMICSSGNVDSNRLRTGTMTEEDWNRFTVAVGKLSRTKIFIDDTPGIRITDLRSKCRRLKQEHGLDMIVIDYLQLIMGSGSRMSDNRQQEVSEISRTLKAIARELECPVIALSQLSRGVEQRQDKRPMMSDIRESGSIEQDADIVAFLYRDDYYNREGDEDDDDGGMEPVANDDNGEIEVIIAKQRNGPTGTVKLHFMKQYNKFTDIDYAHADMM
- a CDS encoding adenylosuccinate synthase, coding for MSSIVVVGTQWGDEGKGKITDFLAEQADVITRFSGGNNAGHTIKFGGETYKLHLVPSGIFYQDKLSVIGNGVVVDPVALLKELDALNERGIPTNNLRISNRAQVILPYHLLQDEYEERLRGDNKIGTTKKGIGPAYVDKAQRIGIRMADLLDKETFERLLKSNLEYKSAYFKGMFNEEAPAFEDIFEEYYAAGQRLKEYVTDTPKILDDALAANERVLFEGAQGVMLDIDHGTYPFVTSSNPIAGNVTVGGGVGPTAVSKVIGVCKSYTSRVGDGPFPTELFDEDGHHIREVGREYGTTTGRPRRVGWFDSVVLRHSRRVSGITDLSINSIDVLTGLDTVKICVAYELDGKEITEYPANLNDLKRCKPIYEELPGWTEDITGVQSLEALPENARHYLERISELSGVDISIFSVGPDRTQTNMLKPLWS
- a CDS encoding YitT family protein, with protein sequence MEHTTISGGHNKKEKKLSLTQIVVRILFLTIGALLTAAGLELFLVPNKLLDGGIVGISIILSHLTGWSLGLFIFILNLPFFFLGYKQIGKTFAISTLYAITILSVGTTLLHPVQAVVKEPLLITIFGGAIVGIGVGLVIRAGGTMDGTEIMSILLNNKVPFSVGEIVMIFNFFIFAIAGFIFTWESAMYSFVAYFIAFKMIDLILVGLDESKAVWIISDDYKEIGEAINDRLGRGVTYLNAEGAYTGEPRKVVFCVITRVEEAKLKEFVMQIDPNAFLSFGNVSEVRGGHHRKKDIH